The following are encoded in a window of Acinonyx jubatus isolate Ajub_Pintada_27869175 chromosome D4, VMU_Ajub_asm_v1.0, whole genome shotgun sequence genomic DNA:
- the LOC128312067 gene encoding collagen alpha-2(I) chain-like isoform X1, translating to MFSCCVPVSRGCRLRGARGRDASRPWRHWVRSCTGRLRSLARRDPKKSTDEIGKRLAESGFTRPTELCVCPVAQEGHPGPVEREAALRFGEAGPGVGLGKPPPAPRLRRKVFVHRSWDQYLESPESEPEGEKAGGGRWGCTGPGWCWATLGGAPGGWCGARSGLRAPGCGLQGAEVLVWVPGRGFSARLWESGAGAKAGSAPEPGPKASGASAYLQAGVVSGATPAGAREPAGDLGPVRGQRAPEQGQLGPAPAGSTVPAFAPNTAPAIALLPAPATALDPTWMSAKNQGVEDLYRVLFLSYFIFCLLYFISNSFSNP from the exons ATGTTCTCCTGTTGTGTGCCCGTGTCCCGCGGCTGCCGGCTCAGGGGAGCCCGTGGCCGCGACGCTTCTCGACCCTGGAGACATTGGGTCAGGTCGTGCACAGGACGCCTCAGGTCTCTAGCTCGCAGGGACCCAAAG AAATCAACCGATGAAATCGGGAAACGATTGGCAGAATCTGGATTCACCCGCCCTACAGAGTTGTGCGTGTGCCCCGTCGCCCAGGAGGGCCACCCTGGACCCGTGGAGAGAGAGGCCGCACTGAGGTTTGGGGAAGCAGGGCCTGGAGTTGGCCTGGGAAAGCCTCCTCCAGCACCCCGGCTCCGCCGTAAGGTCTTCGTTCACCGGTCCTGGGACCAGTACTTGGAGTCCCCGGAGTCAGAGCCCGAGGGTgagaaggctgggggtgggcgaTGGGGGTGCACGGGGCCCGGGTGGTGCTGGGCCACCCTGGGAGGAGCCCCCGGGGGCTGGTGTGGGGCCAGGAGCGGACTGAGAGCCCCGGGCTGCGGACTGCAGGGGGCAGAGGTCCTGGTGTGGGTTCCTGGCCGCGGCTTCTCGGCGAGGCTCTGGG aGTCCGGTGCAGGAGCAAAAGCCGGGTCGGCTCCAGAGCCGGGCCCAAAGGCATCAGGGGCCTCGGCGTATCTGCAGGCAGGTGTGGTATCTGGAGCGACTCCTGCAGGGGCCCGGGAGCCAGCAGGTGACCTGGGACCTGTGCGGGGACAGCGGGCACCTGAGCAGGGTCAGCTGGGTCCTGCTCCTGCTGGTTCCACTGTTCCCGCTTTCGCTCCCAACACTGCTCCTGCCATCGCccttctccccgcccctgccactGCCCTTGATCCCACATGGATGTCGGCCAAAAATCAAGGGGTTGAAGACCTATACAGGGtgctttttttatcttattttattttttgtttattatattttatttcaaattcattctcCAATCCCTGA
- the LOC128312067 gene encoding skin secretory protein xP2-like isoform X2 has product MFSCCVPVSRGCRLRGARGRDASRPWRHWVRSCTGRLRSLARRDPKKSTDEIGKRLAESGFTRPTELCVCPVAQEGHPGPVEREAALRFGEAGPGVGLGKPPPAPRLRRKVFVHRSWDQYLESPESEPEESGAGAKAGSAPEPGPKASGASAYLQAGVVSGATPAGAREPAGDLGPVRGQRAPEQGQLGPAPAGSTVPAFAPNTAPAIALLPAPATALDPTWMSAKNQGVEDLYRVLFLSYFIFCLLYFISNSFSNP; this is encoded by the exons ATGTTCTCCTGTTGTGTGCCCGTGTCCCGCGGCTGCCGGCTCAGGGGAGCCCGTGGCCGCGACGCTTCTCGACCCTGGAGACATTGGGTCAGGTCGTGCACAGGACGCCTCAGGTCTCTAGCTCGCAGGGACCCAAAG AAATCAACCGATGAAATCGGGAAACGATTGGCAGAATCTGGATTCACCCGCCCTACAGAGTTGTGCGTGTGCCCCGTCGCCCAGGAGGGCCACCCTGGACCCGTGGAGAGAGAGGCCGCACTGAGGTTTGGGGAAGCAGGGCCTGGAGTTGGCCTGGGAAAGCCTCCTCCAGCACCCCGGCTCCGCCGTAAGGTCTTCGTTCACCGGTCCTGGGACCAGTACTTGGAGTCCCCGGAGTCAGAGCCCGAGG aGTCCGGTGCAGGAGCAAAAGCCGGGTCGGCTCCAGAGCCGGGCCCAAAGGCATCAGGGGCCTCGGCGTATCTGCAGGCAGGTGTGGTATCTGGAGCGACTCCTGCAGGGGCCCGGGAGCCAGCAGGTGACCTGGGACCTGTGCGGGGACAGCGGGCACCTGAGCAGGGTCAGCTGGGTCCTGCTCCTGCTGGTTCCACTGTTCCCGCTTTCGCTCCCAACACTGCTCCTGCCATCGCccttctccccgcccctgccactGCCCTTGATCCCACATGGATGTCGGCCAAAAATCAAGGGGTTGAAGACCTATACAGGGtgctttttttatcttattttattttttgtttattatattttatttcaaattcattctcCAATCCCTGA